A stretch of Corallococcus macrosporus DNA encodes these proteins:
- a CDS encoding zf-TFIIB domain-containing protein, translating to MSDLSPDKPSHNEDDYFAREEIEAKRKLALQQSKEMAAQQRESLKQLHYMKCPKCGMDLQTLKDGNVELESCFNCHGVWLDAGELEQVIKQHGHEGSGKVMGAILNLFKRTPSASST from the coding sequence ATGTCCGACCTGAGCCCCGACAAGCCCTCCCACAACGAAGACGACTACTTCGCGCGCGAGGAGATTGAAGCCAAGCGCAAGCTGGCCCTCCAGCAGTCCAAGGAGATGGCCGCCCAGCAGCGCGAGTCGCTCAAGCAGCTGCACTACATGAAGTGCCCCAAGTGCGGCATGGACCTGCAGACGCTCAAGGACGGCAACGTGGAGCTGGAGAGCTGCTTCAACTGCCACGGCGTCTGGCTGGACGCGGGCGAGCTGGAGCAGGTCATCAAGCAGCACGGCCACGAGGGCAGCGGCAAGGTGATGGGCGCCATCCTCAACCTGTTCAAGCGCACGCCGTCCGCGTCGTCCACGTAG
- the gatB gene encoding Asp-tRNA(Asn)/Glu-tRNA(Gln) amidotransferase subunit GatB — protein sequence MPLSDFQTVIGLEVHAQLLTQSKIFCGCSTAFGAEPNHHTCPVCLGMPGVLPVLNQRVVEYAVRTGLALRCTVKPTSVWSRKNYFYPDLPKGYQITQYDQPICEWGELVIDTPLGEKTVRVRRIHLEEDAGKSVHDASASAGQSLVDLNRAGVPLMEIVSEPDLRDADEAVEYLKALRDVLVYLGVNDGNLEEGSFRCDANVSVMPKGSTTYGQRCELKNLNSFRFLKQAIEYEAARQVDVIESGGKVDQETRLWDVNKGVTRSMRSKEDAHDYRYFPEPDLPPLRVSDALRDTQRQSLPELPRAKRTRFMSEYGLPAYDARILTAERPLADFFEACAKHVSDAKKLSNWFLGELSRLLKEEGTPLSALRFTPAQLGELLATVEKGTVSANAAKDVLGEMFRTGRAPADIIAEKGLAQVSDVGAVEAVVDDILAKNAGEVEKYKAGKKSVYGFFVGQVMKAMKGKGNPGLVNELLKKKLGD from the coding sequence ATGCCCCTGAGCGACTTCCAGACGGTCATCGGCCTCGAGGTCCACGCGCAGCTGCTCACGCAGTCCAAGATCTTCTGCGGCTGCTCCACCGCGTTCGGCGCCGAGCCCAACCACCACACCTGCCCGGTGTGCCTGGGCATGCCCGGCGTGCTGCCGGTGCTCAACCAGCGCGTGGTGGAGTACGCGGTGCGCACGGGCCTGGCGCTCCGGTGCACGGTGAAGCCCACGAGCGTGTGGAGCCGGAAGAACTACTTCTACCCGGACCTGCCCAAGGGCTACCAGATCACCCAGTACGACCAGCCCATCTGCGAGTGGGGCGAGCTGGTCATCGACACGCCGTTGGGTGAGAAGACGGTGCGCGTGCGGCGCATCCACCTGGAGGAGGACGCGGGCAAGAGCGTGCACGACGCGTCCGCGTCCGCGGGCCAGAGCCTGGTGGACCTGAACCGCGCCGGCGTGCCGCTGATGGAGATCGTCAGCGAGCCGGACCTGCGCGACGCGGACGAGGCGGTGGAGTACCTCAAGGCGCTGCGCGACGTGCTGGTGTACCTGGGCGTCAACGACGGCAACCTGGAGGAGGGCAGCTTCCGCTGCGACGCCAACGTGTCGGTGATGCCCAAGGGCTCCACCACGTACGGCCAGCGCTGTGAGCTGAAGAACCTCAACTCGTTCCGCTTCCTCAAGCAGGCCATCGAGTACGAGGCCGCGCGGCAGGTGGACGTCATCGAGTCCGGCGGCAAGGTGGACCAGGAGACGCGCCTCTGGGACGTGAACAAGGGCGTCACCCGGTCCATGCGCTCCAAGGAGGACGCGCACGACTACCGCTACTTCCCGGAGCCGGACCTGCCGCCGCTGCGGGTGTCGGACGCGCTGCGGGACACGCAGCGGCAGTCGCTGCCGGAGCTGCCACGCGCCAAGCGCACGCGCTTCATGAGCGAGTACGGCCTGCCGGCCTACGACGCGCGCATCCTCACCGCCGAGCGCCCGCTGGCGGACTTCTTCGAGGCCTGCGCGAAGCACGTGTCCGACGCGAAGAAGCTCTCCAACTGGTTCCTGGGGGAGCTGAGCCGCCTGCTCAAGGAAGAGGGCACGCCGCTGTCCGCGCTGCGCTTCACCCCGGCGCAGTTGGGTGAGCTGCTGGCCACGGTGGAGAAGGGCACGGTGTCCGCGAACGCGGCGAAGGACGTGCTCGGGGAGATGTTCCGCACGGGCCGCGCGCCGGCGGACATCATCGCGGAGAAGGGCCTCGCGCAGGTGAGCGACGTGGGCGCTGTCGAGGCGGTGGTGGACGACATCCTCGCGAAGAACGCGGGCGAGGTGGAGAAGTACAAGGCCGGCAAGAAGAGCGTGTACGGCTTCTTCGTGGGCCAGGTGATGAAGGCCATGAAGGGCAAGGGCAACCCCGGCCTCGTCAACGAGCTGCTCAAGAAGAAGCTGGGAGACTAA
- a CDS encoding nitrilase-related carbon-nitrogen hydrolase has protein sequence MATSLDLFAIQPRVTLDDYASPETFAAHHRALAARVDALRPRDASGQPLNPALAVWPEMVGAALGLMGHLPRVRNRKTTNGAMTRVALAEWLGMFRTWSAFHPPTLEECLYATVAPRVHRAMYETFSGIARDFGLWVVAGSALLPTNRLGPDTPEYQPAGARTFNTSYTFSPDGRCVGVTRKVNLVPTQEDVLHLSPGRPEDLPVLDTPFGKLGTLVCYDGFREPHTSGEPYFVPCAQYLDALGVEVLAQPSANAWSWDAPWAFNAPGETQLRREQWFNEGLFTQLRTLKRVRYAVNPQLTGGFFDNAFEAPSLILERRGPDDVHVLAQSADPRGEDVLHVTVPR, from the coding sequence GTGGCCACCTCCCTCGACCTGTTCGCCATCCAGCCGCGCGTCACGCTCGACGATTACGCCTCACCGGAGACGTTCGCCGCGCACCACCGGGCGCTCGCCGCCCGCGTGGACGCACTGCGCCCCCGGGATGCCTCGGGCCAGCCGCTGAACCCCGCGCTCGCGGTCTGGCCGGAGATGGTGGGCGCGGCGCTGGGGCTGATGGGGCACCTGCCGCGCGTGCGCAATCGCAAGACGACGAACGGCGCCATGACGCGCGTGGCGCTAGCGGAGTGGCTCGGCATGTTCCGCACATGGAGCGCCTTCCATCCGCCGACGCTGGAGGAATGCCTCTACGCCACGGTGGCGCCCCGCGTGCACCGGGCCATGTACGAGACCTTCTCCGGCATCGCGCGCGACTTCGGATTGTGGGTGGTGGCCGGAAGCGCGCTGCTGCCCACGAACCGCCTGGGCCCGGACACACCCGAGTACCAGCCCGCGGGCGCGCGCACGTTCAACACCAGCTACACGTTCTCACCGGACGGGCGCTGCGTGGGCGTCACGCGAAAGGTGAATCTGGTGCCCACGCAGGAGGACGTGCTGCACCTGAGCCCGGGCCGCCCGGAGGACCTGCCCGTGCTCGACACGCCGTTCGGGAAGCTGGGCACGCTCGTCTGCTACGACGGCTTCCGCGAACCCCACACGTCCGGCGAGCCATACTTCGTGCCCTGCGCGCAGTACCTGGATGCCCTGGGCGTGGAGGTGCTCGCGCAGCCCTCCGCCAACGCGTGGAGCTGGGACGCGCCCTGGGCCTTCAACGCGCCGGGCGAGACGCAGCTGCGCCGCGAGCAGTGGTTCAACGAGGGCCTCTTCACGCAGCTGCGCACCCTGAAGCGCGTGCGCTACGCGGTGAACCCACAGCTCACCGGAGGCTTCTTCGACAACGCCTTCGAGGCCCCCTCGCTCATCCTGGAGCGCCGGGGCCCGGACGACGTGCACGTGCTCGCCCAGTCCGCCGACCCACGCGGCGAGGACGTGCTCCACGTCACGGTGCCCCGTTAG
- the gatC gene encoding Asp-tRNA(Asn)/Glu-tRNA(Gln) amidotransferase subunit GatC — protein MALTLEQVRHVATLARLSLTPQEEERYATQLSAVLDAVAELEALDVSQVEPTSHATLASSLSREDVLRPSLPPEAGLANAPAKVGTAFAVPKILE, from the coding sequence ATGGCCCTCACGCTCGAGCAGGTCCGGCACGTGGCCACCCTGGCGCGGCTGTCGCTGACGCCGCAGGAGGAGGAGCGCTACGCCACCCAGCTGTCCGCGGTCCTGGACGCGGTGGCGGAGCTGGAAGCGCTCGACGTGAGCCAGGTGGAGCCCACCTCCCACGCGACGCTCGCGTCCTCGCTGTCGCGCGAGGACGTGCTGCGTCCGTCGCTGCCCCCGGAAGCAGGGCTCGCCAACGCGCCGGCGAAGGTGGGCACCGCCTTCGCGGTCCCGAAGATTCTGGAGTAG
- the gatA gene encoding Asp-tRNA(Asn)/Glu-tRNA(Gln) amidotransferase subunit GatA, translating into MSSLTDLSMLELAAKLASREVSSVEATRASLQRIAQVDPKVRAFLRVDEAGALKAAEASDARRKAGSPLSALDGVPVGLKDIFLTEGVETTCGSRILEGFVPPYDATVVRLLKEAGLPMVGKLNMDEFAMGSSNESSAYFPTHNPWDLTRTPGGSSGGSAAAVAAREVFGALGTDTGGSIRQPAALTNTVGLKPTYGRVSRYGVIAFASSLDQPGPMARTVGDTAALFQLIARHDPLDSTSADVETPDCLTGLEDGVRGLKLGVPREYFAEGMDPEVAGTLRASLEELEKLGATLVDVSLPHTKYALATYYLLASSEASSNLARYDGIRYGQRAKDARGLKELYTQTRGQGFGAEVKRRIMLGTYALSAGYYDAYYLRAQKVRTLIREDFTKVFQQVDAIVSPTSPVPAFKLGAKVDDPLSMYLMDVYTLPCNLAGLPGLSVPCGFTQGGLPIGMQLLGRPFDEARLLRIARAFEREHDFFRRAAPV; encoded by the coding sequence ATGTCGTCGCTCACCGACCTGTCGATGCTGGAGCTGGCGGCGAAGCTGGCTTCGCGTGAGGTGTCCTCCGTGGAGGCCACCCGCGCGAGCCTCCAGCGCATCGCCCAGGTGGACCCGAAGGTGCGCGCCTTCCTGCGCGTGGACGAGGCCGGGGCGCTCAAGGCCGCCGAGGCCAGCGACGCGCGCCGCAAGGCGGGCAGCCCGTTGAGCGCGCTCGACGGCGTGCCGGTGGGGCTCAAGGACATCTTCCTCACGGAGGGCGTGGAGACCACCTGTGGCTCGCGCATCCTGGAGGGCTTCGTCCCGCCCTACGACGCCACCGTGGTGCGCCTGCTGAAGGAAGCGGGCCTGCCGATGGTGGGCAAGCTGAACATGGACGAGTTCGCCATGGGCTCGTCCAACGAGTCGAGCGCGTACTTCCCCACCCACAACCCGTGGGACCTGACGCGCACGCCGGGCGGTTCGTCCGGTGGCTCGGCGGCGGCGGTGGCGGCGCGCGAGGTGTTCGGCGCGCTGGGCACCGACACGGGCGGCTCCATCCGCCAGCCCGCGGCGCTCACCAACACCGTGGGGCTCAAGCCCACGTACGGCCGCGTGTCGCGCTACGGCGTCATCGCGTTCGCATCGTCGTTGGACCAGCCGGGCCCCATGGCGCGCACGGTGGGGGACACCGCGGCGCTGTTCCAGCTCATCGCGCGGCATGATCCGCTCGACTCCACCTCCGCGGACGTGGAGACGCCGGACTGCCTCACGGGCCTGGAGGACGGCGTGCGCGGCCTCAAGCTGGGCGTGCCGCGCGAGTACTTCGCGGAGGGCATGGACCCGGAGGTCGCGGGCACGCTGCGCGCGTCGCTGGAGGAGCTGGAGAAGCTGGGCGCGACGCTGGTGGACGTGTCGCTGCCGCACACGAAGTACGCGCTGGCGACGTACTACCTGCTGGCCTCGTCGGAGGCCTCCAGCAACCTGGCGCGCTACGACGGCATCCGCTACGGGCAGCGGGCGAAGGACGCGCGCGGGCTCAAGGAGCTGTACACGCAGACGCGGGGCCAGGGCTTCGGCGCGGAGGTGAAGCGCCGCATCATGCTGGGCACCTACGCGCTGTCCGCCGGCTACTACGACGCCTACTACCTGCGCGCGCAGAAGGTCCGCACGCTCATCCGCGAGGACTTCACGAAGGTGTTCCAGCAGGTGGACGCCATCGTGTCGCCCACGTCGCCGGTGCCGGCGTTCAAGCTGGGCGCGAAGGTGGACGACCCGCTGTCCATGTACCTCATGGACGTCTACACGCTGCCGTGCAACCTGGCGGGCCTGCCCGGCCTGTCCGTGCCGTGCGGCTTCACGCAAGGCGGGCTGCCCATCGGCATGCAGCTCCTGGGGCGCCCCTTCGATGAGGCCCGCCTGCTGAGAATCGCCCGCGCGTTCGAGCGCGAGCACGACTTCTTCCGCCGCGCCGCCCCCGTCTAG